The following are encoded in a window of Megalopta genalis isolate 19385.01 chromosome 6, iyMegGena1_principal, whole genome shotgun sequence genomic DNA:
- the LOC117218379 gene encoding zinc finger protein Elbow, protein MLTSSANQYLRPEYLTPLPTTLDAKKSPLALLAQTCSQIGADTPSNKSLLGSLEKPSSNKSSKSDQSREKSSPVVAATSTESGKTNFKPYESCLGREKAASPADEQRSASSHSTSGRSRTPGSGNKRCPSNQSASSVRAVTPQGRRTATPNGEIIARESPASRTSTANMSSSQLESGSSSQPVVVSSPSLQAKPSYSPAGVLAMTDPSIKDLPLGTFKPGVSLATSTSAYLGYSPQLPIDVMASSLMSQHHAALKNGLVAAGNPYLSYARLKSASGHDALMPVCRDPYCTGCQLNSHLLASSASAVANGKLTSTTGTAPGTCPAGCAQCDHKPGAAPYGALGVAAYAHAQLAALAAASQLPYVCNWIAGDTAYCGKRFSTSDELLQHLRNHTSVSASGPTDHSAATLSLLSPSVGLPPTHPLFSRTYPTPPLSPLATARYHPYGKPSPLLPPSLSSLGLPLPPPHPHAPAGLPPYFSPYSLYGAPRLGAASGMPQ, encoded by the coding sequence TTGGACGCGAAGAAGAGTCCCCTCGCCCTGCTCGCCCAAACCTGCAGCCAAATAGGAGCCGACACGCCGTCCAATAAATCTCTGCTAGGCTCGCTGGAGAAGCCGTCGAGTAACAAATCGTCGAAGTCGGATCAATCGCGCGAGAAATCGTCGCCGGTGGTCGCGGCTACGTCGACGGAATCGGGCAAGACCAATTTCAAGCCGTACGAGTCGTGCCTGGGCCGGGAGAAGGCGGCCAGCCCGGCGGACGAGCAGAGGTCAGCATCTAGTCACTCGACGTCGGGACGATCGAGAACACCCGGTAGCGGCAATAAACGATGCCCGAGTAATCAGAGCGCCTCGTCGGTCCGGGCGGTGACGCCGCAAGGTCGTAGAACCGCGACGCCGAACGGCGAAATCATCGCCCGAGAATCGCCCGCGTCGAGGACGTCGACGGCGAACATGTCGTCGTCGCAGCTCGAGTCCGGTTCTTCGTCTCAGCCGGTGGTAGTCAGCAGCCCGTCGTTACAGGCGAAACCGTCGTACAGCCCCGCGGGCGTTCTGGCGATGACGGATCCGTCCATCAAGGACCTTCCTCTGGGCACTTTCAAGCCGGGCGTCAGCCTGGCCACCTCGACGTCCGCCTATCTGGGCTACAGCCCCCAGTTGCCGATCGACGTGATGGCCAGCTCCCTGATGTCCCAGCACCACGCCGCCTTGAAGAACGGCCTGGTGGCGGCGGGCAACCCTTACTTGAGCTACGCCAGGCTGAAGAGCGCTTCGGGACACGACGCTCTGATGCCGGTTTGCAGGGACCCGTACTGCACCGGTTGCCAGCTGAACTCCCATCTATTGGCTAGTTCGGCGAGCGCGGTCGCCAACGGGAAGCTAACGTCCACCACCGGCACCGCGCCCGGCACCTGTCCCGCCGGTTGCGCCCAGTGCGATCACAAACCTGGCGCCGCACCCTACGGAGCCTTGGGGGTCGCCGCGTACGCTCACGCACAGTTGGCCGCCCTGGCCGCGGCCTCGCAGCTACCCTACGTCTGCAACTGGATCGCCGGCGACACCGCCTACTGCGGCAAAAGGTTCTCCACGTCGGACGAGCTGCTCCAGCATCTCAGGAATCACACCAGCGTCTCGGCCAGCGGGCCCACGGACCACTCCGCGGCCACCCTCTCCCTGTTGTCGCCCTCCGTCGGCCTCCCGCCGACGCATCCTTTGTTCTCGAGAACTTATCCGACGCCACCTCTGAGCCCGCTCGCGACGGCGCGTTATCACCCTTACGGGAAACCGTCGCCGTTGCTGCCTCCGTCTCTATCGTCCCTGGGCTTACCGCTTCCGCCGCCGCATCCCCACGCGCCCGCAGGGCTGCCACCCTATTTCTCGCCGTACTCGCTCTACGGAGCACCCCGTCTAGGCGCCGCGTCCGGCATGCCGCAATGA